One part of the Tolypothrix sp. NIES-4075 genome encodes these proteins:
- a CDS encoding NHLP family bacteriocin export ABC transporter peptidase/permease/ATPase subunit, which translates to MPFALIKSILPQPQTRRVRTPTLLQIEATECGAAALGIILGYYSRIVPLAELRRECGVSRDGSNALNIVKAARNYGLNAKGFKPSLESLKTLTPPYIVFWNFNHFLVVEGFAKNHVYLNDPATGRRTVSIEEFDRAYTGVALMMQPGAEFKPGGQKSNIITALVSRLQHSRSTIIFCFIVGLLLTVPRLAVPGFTQIFVDEILISERQDWIRPLVIGMVLTGVLQALLARLRLTYLRLLMLKLSVTLSGQFLWHILRLPVGFYAQRFAGEISSRVSLNDKVADILSGRLATTVIDAVMMVFYFLIMLQYDLVLSAIAVGFAAINFFALQWLSQTRVDANMKLAAEYGKVNGVAIAGIQTIETIKASGLESDSFAKFAGYYAKALNAQQELALQTQILTIIPTLLTALTTASILIVGGFRVMNGSLSIGMLVAYQSLTASFLQPINSLVNFGSLLQDLEADLNRLDDVLQNAVDAETERGQGGQGEISALSFPTLPLSHSPTPPLPFQLQGYVELQNITFGYSRVDAPLIENFNLFLKPGQRVAIVGGSGSGKSTIAKLVCGLYEPWSGEIYFDGVSRTQISRSVLANSLAMVEQDIFLFAGTVRENLTLWDSTVSQADLVRACSDAVIHDLVLSMPGGYDAKLIEAGMNISGGQRQRLEIARAMVRNPSVLVMDEATSALDAQTELIIDRNLRRRGCSCIVIAHRLSTIRDCDEIIVLEQGKVVQRGTHEELWHSRGKYAQLLRTEE; encoded by the coding sequence ATGCCTTTTGCCTTGATTAAAAGTATCCTACCCCAACCTCAAACTCGTCGCGTCCGCACCCCCACGCTGCTGCAAATTGAAGCAACCGAATGCGGTGCTGCTGCTTTGGGAATTATTTTAGGCTATTACTCGCGCATTGTCCCCTTGGCAGAATTGCGACGGGAGTGTGGCGTCTCACGAGATGGTAGCAACGCCCTTAACATCGTCAAAGCAGCGAGGAACTATGGCTTAAACGCCAAAGGTTTCAAACCGTCTCTAGAAAGCCTCAAAACCCTGACTCCCCCCTACATTGTCTTCTGGAATTTCAACCACTTTCTTGTGGTGGAAGGGTTCGCCAAAAACCACGTCTACCTCAACGACCCAGCCACAGGACGCCGGACAGTTTCTATTGAAGAGTTTGACCGTGCTTACACTGGTGTCGCGTTAATGATGCAACCAGGAGCAGAATTTAAACCAGGCGGTCAAAAAAGTAACATTATTACTGCTTTAGTCTCACGCTTGCAACACTCACGCAGCACTATCATATTCTGCTTTATAGTAGGGCTTTTACTGACAGTTCCTCGGTTGGCAGTGCCTGGTTTTACTCAAATTTTTGTGGATGAAATTCTCATTTCTGAGCGACAAGACTGGATACGACCGCTGGTAATAGGAATGGTTCTCACTGGTGTGCTACAAGCACTACTTGCCAGACTGCGGCTTACCTACCTGCGCTTGCTAATGCTGAAGTTGTCAGTCACGCTGTCGGGGCAGTTTCTCTGGCATATTCTCCGCTTGCCAGTTGGGTTTTATGCTCAACGCTTTGCAGGTGAAATCAGCAGTCGGGTGTCACTCAACGATAAAGTAGCAGATATACTCTCAGGTCGTCTTGCTACCACGGTCATCGACGCGGTGATGATGGTCTTTTACTTTCTGATTATGCTTCAGTATGACCTTGTACTGAGTGCGATCGCTGTTGGTTTTGCTGCTATCAACTTTTTCGCCCTCCAGTGGCTATCGCAAACGCGGGTCGATGCCAATATGAAGCTGGCGGCTGAATATGGTAAGGTCAATGGAGTGGCGATCGCTGGCATTCAAACAATAGAAACAATCAAAGCTTCCGGGCTTGAGTCTGACTCATTTGCTAAATTCGCCGGCTACTATGCCAAAGCACTCAATGCCCAGCAAGAATTGGCTTTACAAACTCAAATTCTGACAATAATACCTACTCTTTTAACAGCACTAACCACGGCTTCTATTTTAATTGTCGGCGGCTTCCGAGTGATGAACGGTAGCCTCAGTATTGGGATGCTAGTTGCGTACCAAAGTTTAACAGCCAGTTTCCTACAGCCTATCAACAGTCTGGTCAATTTCGGCAGTTTGTTGCAAGATTTAGAAGCTGATTTAAACCGCCTTGATGACGTACTGCAAAACGCTGTTGATGCAGAAACAGAGAGGGGACAAGGGGGACAAGGGGAAATTTCTGCCTTGTCTTTCCCCACTCTCCCACTTTCCCACTCCCCCACTCCTCCACTTCCCTTCCAACTACAGGGCTACGTTGAGTTGCAAAATATTACCTTTGGCTACAGCCGCGTGGACGCTCCCTTGATTGAGAACTTTAACCTGTTTCTCAAGCCGGGACAACGAGTGGCAATAGTGGGTGGTAGTGGTTCTGGTAAGTCTACAATAGCCAAGCTAGTTTGTGGTCTTTACGAGCCTTGGTCGGGGGAAATTTACTTTGATGGGGTATCCAGAACTCAGATTTCTCGCTCTGTTTTGGCGAATTCTTTGGCAATGGTAGAACAAGATATTTTTCTATTTGCTGGGACAGTTCGGGAAAATCTTACGCTGTGGGATTCAACAGTATCACAAGCTGACTTAGTGCGGGCTTGCTCTGATGCAGTTATTCACGATTTGGTTTTATCCATGCCTGGGGGATACGATGCCAAACTGATTGAAGCGGGAATGAACATCAGTGGCGGACAGCGCCAGCGCTTAGAAATTGCCCGTGCAATGGTTCGGAATCCCTCAGTGTTGGTCATGGATGAAGCAACTTCTGCGCTGGATGCTCAAACAGAATTGATTATTGATAGGAATTTGCGGCGACGCGGTTGTTCTTGTATTGTCATCGCTCACCGACTCAGTACGATTCGAGATTGTGATGAAATTATTGTATTGGAGCAAGGTAAAGTTGTGCAGCGGGGTACGCATGAGGAGTTGTGGCACTCAAGGGGGAAATATGCCCAGTTGCTTCGTACTGAAGAATGA
- a CDS encoding IS4/Tn5 family transposase DNA-binding protein, producing the protein MHSWAASELRHADLGDTRRKKRLIRIVEDLVGQPGESVPQA; encoded by the coding sequence ATGCACTCTTGGGCAGCTTCGGAACTGCGACACGCGGATTTGGGAGATACTCGACGCAAAAAACGATTAATCAGAATAGTAGAAGACTTGGTAGGACAACCGGGTGAAAGCGTACCCCAAGCGTGA
- the dnaK gene encoding molecular chaperone DnaK, which translates to MAKVVGIDLGTTNSCVAVMEGGKPTVIANAEGFRTTPSVVAFAKNGDRLVGQIAKRQAVMNPENTFYSVKRFIGRRYDEVTKETTEVSYKVVSSSGNVKIESPGLNKSFAPEEISAQVLRKLVEDASKYLGETVTQAVITVPAYFNDSQRQATKDAGKIAGIEVLRIINEPTAASLAYGFDKKSNETILVFDLGGGTFDVSVLEVGDGVFEVLATSGDTHLGGDDFDKKIVDYLADQFKKDEGVELRKDRQALQRLTEAAEKAKIELSSVSQAEINLPFITATQDGPKHLDMTLTRGKFEELCSDLIDRCRIPVENALRDAKLSKNDIDEVVLVGGSTRIPAVQQVVKTVLGKDPNQSVNPDEVVAVGAAIQAGVLAGDVTGILLLDVSPLSLGVETLGGVMTKIIPRNTTIPTKKSEVFSTAVDGQSNVEIHVLQGEREMSNDNKSLGTFRLDGIPPAPRGVPQIEVTFDIDANGILNVTAKDKGTGKEQSISITGASTLDKTDVERMVREAEQNASTDKERREKIERKNQADSLSYQAEKQLQELGDKVPEADKTKVEGLVKDLRDAISKEDDEQIKKLMPELQQALFAVGSNLYQQGGGGATGGAEPQDGGSTSSGSGSGDDVIDADFTESK; encoded by the coding sequence ATGGCAAAAGTAGTTGGAATTGACTTAGGTACGACAAACTCCTGCGTCGCAGTGATGGAAGGTGGTAAACCCACAGTTATTGCTAACGCGGAAGGTTTTCGGACAACGCCTAGTGTGGTAGCATTTGCAAAAAATGGCGATCGCTTGGTTGGACAAATCGCCAAGCGTCAAGCGGTGATGAACCCGGAAAACACCTTTTACTCGGTGAAACGCTTCATCGGACGCCGTTACGACGAAGTAACCAAAGAAACTACTGAAGTTTCTTACAAAGTCGTCAGCAGCAGCGGTAACGTCAAGATAGAATCTCCCGGACTTAACAAATCATTTGCACCAGAAGAAATTTCTGCACAAGTTCTTCGCAAACTAGTTGAAGACGCTAGTAAATACCTTGGCGAAACTGTTACCCAAGCTGTAATTACCGTTCCCGCTTACTTCAACGACTCGCAACGCCAAGCCACCAAAGATGCTGGTAAAATTGCGGGGATCGAAGTTCTGCGGATTATCAACGAACCTACAGCAGCTTCTTTGGCATACGGGTTTGATAAAAAAAGTAACGAAACCATCTTAGTATTTGACCTTGGTGGTGGTACTTTCGACGTGTCTGTCCTCGAAGTAGGTGATGGCGTATTTGAAGTACTAGCGACATCTGGTGATACTCACCTTGGTGGTGACGACTTCGATAAAAAAATCGTTGACTATTTAGCCGACCAGTTTAAGAAAGACGAAGGTGTCGAACTCCGTAAAGATAGACAAGCTTTACAACGTTTGACTGAAGCCGCAGAAAAAGCAAAAATTGAACTTTCTAGCGTCAGCCAAGCAGAAATCAACTTGCCATTTATCACCGCTACCCAGGATGGTCCCAAGCACCTGGATATGACCTTGACTCGCGGTAAGTTTGAAGAACTTTGTTCCGACTTAATCGACCGTTGCCGCATTCCTGTAGAAAATGCGCTACGTGATGCTAAATTAAGCAAAAACGATATTGATGAAGTCGTGTTGGTTGGTGGTTCTACCCGCATTCCCGCCGTGCAACAGGTGGTGAAAACTGTTTTGGGTAAAGACCCTAACCAAAGCGTTAACCCTGATGAAGTTGTAGCCGTTGGTGCTGCTATTCAAGCGGGTGTGCTTGCTGGTGATGTTACGGGCATTCTGTTGTTAGATGTGTCACCTTTGTCCTTGGGTGTAGAAACCTTAGGCGGTGTGATGACCAAGATTATCCCTCGCAACACCACTATTCCCACCAAGAAATCGGAAGTCTTCTCTACCGCAGTGGATGGTCAAAGCAACGTGGAAATTCACGTTCTCCAAGGCGAACGCGAAATGTCCAACGATAACAAGAGTTTGGGAACCTTCCGACTTGATGGTATTCCCCCAGCACCTCGCGGTGTACCTCAAATTGAAGTTACCTTTGACATTGACGCTAACGGTATTCTCAACGTTACCGCCAAAGACAAAGGCACTGGTAAGGAACAGTCTATCAGCATTACAGGCGCTTCTACCCTCGACAAAACCGATGTTGAGCGCATGGTAAGAGAAGCTGAACAAAACGCTTCTACTGACAAAGAGCGTCGTGAGAAAATTGAACGCAAGAATCAAGCCGATTCGTTGTCATACCAAGCTGAGAAGCAGTTGCAAGAATTAGGCGACAAAGTTCCCGAAGCTGACAAAACCAAAGTTGAAGGTTTGGTGAAAGACTTACGGGATGCTATTTCCAAGGAAGACGACGAGCAAATCAAGAAGTTGATGCCAGAATTACAACAAGCGCTATTTGCTGTTGGTAGCAATCTTTATCAACAAGGTGGTGGCGGTGCTACTGGAGGTGCTGAACCTCAAGATGGCGGTTCTACCTCTTCTGGTAGCGGTAGCGGTGATGATGTGATTGATGCTGATTTCACTGAATCTAAGTAA
- a CDS encoding acetoacetate decarboxylase family protein, whose translation MRYPQYTPWMLKGYAISTVHLVDVDKVRHFIPSELNIISVLPGKTLCVVYVSHYGSGSVLEYSELIVIPALVSYEGKFGGWVSHIYVDNSDSVAGGREIWGLPKEMAEFTWEDNKCVTVRQSNRVLCSLDYKQQSLTWRQRLGGSAFSTMGNDLLMFGAEFESRLGLIGSRLEVPGESPFAGINLGQPFLTVRCEEMSLQIAAPQVVGQTNYDRITNRQEAKVAKE comes from the coding sequence GTGAGATATCCACAATACACACCTTGGATGTTGAAAGGCTACGCTATCTCAACTGTGCATTTAGTTGATGTTGATAAGGTGCGCCACTTTATCCCCTCTGAGTTAAATATTATTTCTGTGTTGCCTGGGAAAACTCTGTGTGTGGTATATGTATCTCATTACGGGTCGGGTTCGGTGTTGGAATACAGTGAGTTAATTGTCATCCCGGCTTTGGTGAGTTATGAAGGTAAATTCGGCGGTTGGGTTTCGCATATTTATGTAGATAATTCTGATTCTGTGGCTGGTGGTCGAGAAATTTGGGGACTACCAAAGGAAATGGCTGAGTTTACCTGGGAAGATAATAAATGTGTAACTGTTCGTCAAAGCAATCGGGTTTTATGTAGTCTTGATTACAAGCAACAAAGCTTAACTTGGCGACAGCGGTTAGGCGGTTCTGCTTTTAGTACGATGGGTAATGATTTGTTGATGTTTGGCGCTGAATTTGAGTCTCGCTTGGGTTTGATTGGTTCTAGGTTAGAAGTTCCAGGTGAAAGTCCTTTTGCGGGGATCAATTTGGGTCAGCCTTTTTTAACGGTGAGGTGCGAGGAGATGAGTTTGCAAATTGCGGCGCCACAAGTTGTGGGACAAACAAATTATGACCGAATAACGAACCGCCAAGAAGCCAAGGTTGCCAAGGAATAA
- a CDS encoding ribonuclease Z, with protein MQITFLGTSSGVPTRSRNVSSVALRLPQRAEMWLFDCGEGTQHQIIRSELKISQLSRIFITHMHGDHIFGLMGLLATCGLAGNVDRIDVYGPPGLNEYLQAASRYSHTHFSYPLKVHVVRPGIIYEDDEFTVSCGPLQHRITAFGYRVVEKDRSGRFDIEKAKALQIPPGRIYGQLKRGETVTLNDGRVIDGTQLCGPTEIGRKIAYCTDTVFCEGAVELAQDADVLIHEATFAHQDADMAFQRLHSTTTMAAQTALGAGAHRLIMTHFSPRYAPGNSVELKDLLHEARAIFPKTDMAYDFFTYEVPRRREVELTKAGV; from the coding sequence GTGCAGATAACATTTTTAGGGACGAGTTCTGGTGTACCGACGCGATCACGCAATGTTTCTAGCGTTGCTCTGAGATTACCACAAAGGGCGGAAATGTGGTTATTTGATTGTGGCGAAGGTACTCAGCATCAAATTATACGGAGTGAGCTAAAAATCAGCCAACTCTCCCGAATTTTTATCACTCACATGCACGGCGACCATATTTTTGGTTTAATGGGTCTTCTGGCGACTTGCGGTTTAGCTGGTAATGTAGACCGAATTGATGTTTATGGTCCTCCGGGATTGAATGAATATTTGCAAGCTGCCTCGCGCTACTCTCACACTCACTTTTCTTACCCTTTAAAAGTTCACGTTGTCCGTCCTGGGATAATTTACGAGGACGATGAATTTACCGTTAGCTGCGGTCCTTTGCAACACCGCATCACGGCTTTTGGCTACCGCGTCGTCGAAAAAGACCGTTCCGGACGCTTTGATATCGAAAAAGCGAAAGCATTGCAAATTCCTCCCGGTCGAATTTACGGTCAACTCAAGCGGGGTGAAACTGTTACTCTGAACGATGGACGAGTAATTGATGGCACTCAATTGTGCGGACCGACCGAAATCGGACGCAAAATTGCTTATTGTACAGATACAGTTTTTTGTGAAGGTGCAGTAGAATTAGCGCAGGATGCAGATGTGTTAATTCATGAAGCGACTTTTGCCCATCAAGATGCAGATATGGCTTTTCAACGGTTGCACTCGACAACTACAATGGCTGCACAAACTGCTTTAGGTGCAGGGGCACATCGACTGATTATGACTCATTTTAGTCCCCGCTACGCTCCGGGAAATTCCGTAGAGTTAAAGGATTTACTTCACGAAGCCCGTGCTATTTTTCCGAAGACAGACATGGCTTATGATTTTTTCACTTATGAAGTACCCAGACGCCGGGAAGTAGAGTTAACAAAGGCAGGAGTTTGA